GAGGATCCCGACGATGCCCGATGACAACAAACCCTACGTGTCGTTTCAACCACGCACGGTAATTAACGCCGAAGACATGAACGCCATGCAGACGCAGATCAAAGCGGATATGCAGGCGCGCATCAAGACGGCCAAAGAGGAGATCACGAAGGCGGGTGTGGACATCGCCAAAGACGCCGAGAAGTTCGCGGGTAAGACTCCGGAAGATTTAAAGGGGGAACTCGACAAACGCTACGCGCCCATCGGTCAGAGCCAGGTGAGCAAATACTTGCGTCGGTTCGTGCATCTCCAGAAATCCCCCGTGGTGATTGAGCACAAGTTCGGCCGATTCCCCCAGGTGCAATTGCTTCAGCTGTTGCCCCTGATCGGCAAAACACTCAAAGATAACACCGAGCGCCCCAACGGTCTGTTTTACCTCTACTACAAGGAACCCGGCGAGGAGTTCTACGGCCCATCACCATTCGATGCCCAGAAGATTGTTCTCGTCAGAGCCACCCGCGGGCACGTGTGGGGTTGGCCGCTTAAAGACATCTTCAACCAGGAGGGATTCAAATACGACCTCAAAGGCAAACTGGACGACGCTGTGTTCGACTTCCGAAATGACGTTCTCGTTCGTAACAGCAACATCGGTGACGAGCGCATTCTGGCGGCTGCGAAAATTTTCGAGTGGCGTGACAAGACGATCGGCGAGTTGATCGACGATCGGCGCTGGGACGACATTTACTTCGCATACGCGCCGCGCGAGATCGCAATCCAGCAGACGGTAAAGGTGCTGAGTAATGCTAATCCGCCCGTCGAGGAGGACAAGAAGTGCTCCGTTGATCTCCTCCACCTCAACGGAGACTCCCTGATTGTCTCGTTGAGTCCGGATGCCGAATTCGGGTCACTGGACGCAGTCCTGATCTTGCGCAGTTAATCCCGCCCTGACCACGCCACTTGTGGAGAATTCCATGCGCGTGACGGTCGATAGCCTCGGTGATGCCGATGTGGGCACGAGGGATCGAGCGCTTGTGTTCGATCGCTTGCCGGAAGGGGCCTATATTCGCTCCGCTGCCTTGGCGGTTGAGCCGTTTGGTCCTTTGGAGATTGCTTGCCCGTTGACGGGCGCTCCTCTGCCGTTTGGTTTCACGAAGGACGCAGGGCCCAACTGGATCGTGGTCGACTTTCATTCCCGTCAGACGATCAAATCGGTGACCGTCAAGAAGGTCAGTGGTCCGACACCCACTCCGAAAGCCACGGTGCAAATTTTTCTGGGGGGCACGTGGTTGTCCGTCGGCGCAGATGGGACGATCGCCGGAAAGCCCGAACTGTCCGTGGATGTTGGAACGCCGATCGCCATTCCGCCCCTGGCTGCGGACAGAGTCAAGTTCACCGGTGCGGCCACCGACCAACTCGACGTTGACTCCCTGACGCTGCGGACAGTGCCCACGAACGTAACGGCCGCCGTGGGTAACTTGCCGCCATTTTGGGTTCGGCCCGGTGAATTGGCCGTTGCCGATTCGTCGCCCGGCTTTGCCGCTGTTTTCAACAGTTATTTAACGAAAGCCAAACCGGAACAGGGCCGCTATCGGGTGCCGTTCACGGTCCACGCGGACGGACTTTGCCGTTTGCGTGTGACCTTGACAGTGGACTACGAGGTTCGCATGCAGTTTAGCAAAGGTGTGCGGTTCCATTTCCAGCAGGGGCCATACCCCAAGGATGTTGTTGACCTCCGAACCGCTCTCGCAAACAACAAGGCGCTGACTTTCACGATCCCTGCCGGGGCGACCATCCTCGACGCAAACACCAAGGTAGAGGGAGGCATCGAGCCGCCACACGCGCCACTGTTGTCCCTGACGGGTCTGAAATTGCACGAGCAGAAGAAGGCTCAAGCCTATCGGCTCGTACGCGAACTGCACTTGGCGCAACCGTTGTTGCTCGACAGCAGTCGGGGAGCGATTGCGGCTTTCGATTGTCGGCTCAGCAATACCGGTCAGCAACCGGTCACGTTGCGGCTGCGCGTTCAGGGCGACCTGGGTGGAAAGCCCTCAGGTGAGGTATTGGTCACAACAGATTTCGTCGTTCCTCCTGACGGGCCGGTGGCCGTTTGGCGAACGATCCCCTTGGCTGCCCCTCTCCCAATAAGGAGCGTGGTGGCCGGACGACCGACACCACTCTGGTTGTTGTGGGAGAGTATCGACGGTGAAGTTGTTCTCCTACTGAATGCCGAAGCCGACCGAGCGATACTGTGCAGTGACGATCAAGGATTCAGTTGGCGTGGGCGATGTGTACTTGCGGACCCCGCACCACCTGCCGATCCGATTCTTTTTCGGGTGCGTCAAACTCTCGGGGTCGGCCCAGGCGTTTCCCTGGCTGTTTTTGTCTCCGAGCCTACCAGGAGCGGGCCACCCTATTGGCGTTGCCTGTCCGACATCGCATTGGCGGCATTCGGCGATCTCAGCCTGCGCGCCACCGTATTCAGCACAATGCGAGAGAAGTTCCGGTTGCCCGCCCCCTTGCCACTGACCGACGGAGCAACCGAGTACCAGCTCCGTGCTCAGTTTCAGACCCCGAATGGTGGTATCCCGTTCGACCACGCCGAAATCCGCTGGCTTAAGAGTTCCAATGAAGTCGCTACGTCCTCCGATCTGAAATTCGCACGAGACGCGGCAGGTGCCCTGATCATTGGTGCCGAGGTGAATGAGATTTCGACCCCCAGCGGAAGTGAACGTTTGAGCGGTGCTGAGTTGAACCTGCGAGTCCGAGCGCGGGATAGCGACGACCAGACGCGGTATGACTCGGGGGATAACGATACTTCGCCCCTCGCGGCCGAGATTTTTCGATGGGTGGCGAAGCCTGTATTGGTGGGCAACGCTTACCGTGTCTTGACAAATGCCGCACTTCGCACCGATACGACCTACCGTTTGTACGTTCAGTTCCGCGTGAAATCGGACAAAATCAACTCCTTCACAGGGTTTTCCCTGCGCTGGTTCCGTGACCCTGAGAAGCCGCTTGATGAAACAAATGAAATCCTTCCAAGACAAAAATTGCTTGTGACGGTTGGGGGCTTCGCGTGGGTCGAGTGGACCGGCCAGCCGCCCGAGGGCGCAAAGTTGGTAGGATTTTTTCTTTTAGATGAGAATCGACCGATCGATATTTTGGATAGTCACAGCATTACTTTGACTCCGGCACTCGATAACGTGCAATACAGCATTCTCCCCATTGCCGAGGCTACAGGCGAGGTGGAGCTTTCCGAGTTGGCAATCCATTACGATCCGCAATTGTGATAATTATTTATTAATTTGATATTGTATATTTATATATATTTTGTATGTATTTATTGACTTGACGCCAAGGGGTCACCCGGCTTGCCGGCGAGAGGTAAAACACCGAGACGAATTATCGACTGTTTCTGAATGTAGCCTGCCGGGAAGAAATATCGTAATTATTGACGTGCATAATCTTATCGGATTAATTCGGATAGTTATTCAGACAGGCAGAAATGATTAGCAATGTGATGACTAAATGAATTTGAAAATTGTCAAATTCATTCGTCTTGGCCGATATTGATTGACGCGGACGTTCACCTGTCACGCTGAAACTAGAAAAGGCGATGAAGTCCTCATACCCCAAGGTATCGAAAGACAGCACCGGAGAACTGATACAGTAATTGATTCAACGAATATAAACTAGTTTTGGCAAGAAATTATTTGAAAATTGTGTACAGTCATGGCCTGTTAGCAACACTGCGATGAAGTAATAATCCCATTTAAGCAGGTTTCTCACCATTTCGAGGTGGGCAAAGGGTGGGCGGTATTGCCATGCGAGCCCAACGCGCTACCATTATCACTAAAGCCCGATCCGCGATGCAAAACCCTGCGATCGAAGCGAGTCCAACGCGATAGCGATGTGATCGAAACGCGGCCCAAATGCCTGCGAAACTAGGTTCAAATCCTATCAGTCTGACTGGATGACCCTCGGTGACAGTAGGTGTCGCCGAAGGTTTTTCGTTGACCGCATCAGCACTTCCGTCGATTCCATGAACCTCGTTCTGGGTTACGCTGCTTGGCTGTTCGGTGCCGGGAGTGGCCCCGGAATGCCTCCCGCGGAATGGAGTCGGGGCAACCTCTGGTGCAGCCGAATTGGGAGCCGAGGCCGAATCGTCACTTGTTCTGGGCTCTGTGATCGCACCACTGGTCAGGGGTAGGGTCGGAAGTTTTTCCACGGCCCCGCGGACATCGAGCAGGCGGGTGTCAGTATACACGCCCATCGTGAGCTTAATGTCGCTGTGTCGCATCGCGGCTTGTGCCGTTCGCGGGGCCGTGCCCGTTTTGCTCAACACCGTGCCGAAGGTCGTTCGCATCGCGTGAACGTCGACCGTGCGCCCGCGGTCGTCGCGCTTCGGGATGCCGGCGGCAACCAGATCGCGATCCAGGATGCGAACCAAGCCCGGCGGCACATCGAATAGCAGCGTTTCACCGGGCAATCGCGTCGGTGTTGGTTCACCGACCTCGCGAGCGACGGCTTGAACGGTCGCTAACTTATCGGCCAACCAGTTCCGCAGGTCGTCCGCGAGATCGTCGCGGATCGCAATCGCGTTCCCCTCTCGGCTCTTCTCGTCGGCGGCATCCAGTTGCAAGAACGCACTTCCTGCCGTGAAATCGAGTTGCCCGATCGTGAGTGTTGCCAGCTCGTTCTTCCGTAACCCGGTCAGGACCAGTGCCTTGTAAATCAGTGCCCGCTCGCGCCCGAGGGCTTGCAGCCGGGCTACCGTTTCGGGTTTCAGATCGGCCGCGGTTTGTCCTTTACGATTTCCGCGGCGGATCGTCTGGGTGTCGGTCAGCGGGCAGACCGTGGCGACCGCGAGCAGGCGCTTCAGTTCGTCCTCGGTGAGGGATCGGCGCTGGCGGCGCGGGTCCGACTTCTGGTCCGCTTTGGGCACCCGGTTGAGGTCGTGGCCGACCAGGCGCTCGGTCCCGACGCACCAGTTCGCGAACGCGACGAGGGACTCGCGGTAATAGTTGCGGCTCCGGGCGCTCATGCCGTCCTCGATTCGGGCGGCCATCCAGTTCTCCACCGCTTCCCGGTCGAAATCGGTGGGCGTGGCGAACCCGCAATCTTTCGACACGCACCGCACGGCGCGCAGCACGTTGGCCCGGTACGTGTCTGAAACTTCCGCGGCGATCGGCGAGCGCGTGTACGCGGTGAGGTACTCCTCGAGCGGAACCACGGCTTGTCGCGCGCGTCGATGGCCTTGCGATCGAGGGGCCGGACTTGATCTGCTCGCCCTCGCGCTCCCACTTCTTGAGCATCTGTTCGGCGGCCTGCTTGTCCCGGCACTCGGTCGGGCGGACAACGATCTTCCCGGTCGCGCCCCGGTACTTCGCGAAGTACGTGGCGGACTCGGTGATGATCCTGCCTGTGCTTCCCGTACCCTTCGTGAGGGGCGCGGTCCAGAGCTTGCCGCGCACGCGCCACCGGGCGATCCGCTCGGCGCCCTTGACCACGATCTCGGCCCCGACCGGGACCGCGCGCGTCGATTGCTTCTTGAACACGGCACCCATAGTAACCGCGTTCCCTTGCGAGGGTCCAATCGGTTCGGTACCAGGTTCCAATCTCGTACCCGAACCGTGTGACCGAAGGTGAGTGAATCGCACCCGATCGACGCTCGTGTGCCACGTCCGTGCCGCGCGGTTGTGGCAACGAGCCACACCAGGTTGGGCGCGGAGCGGATCCGCCCGGGGCATCGATGAAGAATTATCGAAGAGCCGGTCCCGGTACGGTTCGCCGTCCGGATCACCGCCACTATCGCCATCGGGCTCGTGTGGTGGTGGTGGTGATGGTGACGATGAATCGCGTGGGGTGCGGAACTCGGTCATCGGGTACACGGCCCACCGGACCCCGTGTCTCGTGTGCGCGGCCCGGTCCACGAACGGGTTCTCGAAGTTGCGCCGGGCCAACGAGCGGAACGTGTACGCCAACGACCGCGTATCCAACCGTCCGGCCAAGTCCTCGACCGCGGCGCACAACTCGGGATCGGCCTTCGCAGCCTCCACGATCTCCGCGGTCGTCAGTCCTCGACGTTGTGGGTCGCGCCGGAGCAGGCACCGCAACAGCGCGCCCATCGCCAGCGCGTTCCGGTCCGCGGCCGTCTGGAGCGCGATCCGCGTCAGGGCCGGGTCCGGGAGCCCGGCCCACACGACCGCACCGCGCACCACCTCGGACCACAACTCGTAACTGCCCCACGGTGGTAAGCCGTCCGCCGGGCGCCCCGCGACGACCCACCCGCGCAGAATTGTCAGCGCCGCGGATAAGAGCGCGTCCCGGTTCCGGCGCAGGTGCTCACGCAGGCGTGGGTACCGGAGCCCGCCCCGGTCCTCGGGGCGCTCGTCGGTCGACTCCATGCGGGCGTGGCACGTGCGCCGGCTCGTGTCGGCGCGCAACTCGCAGTTGTTCCCGGTCCCATACCGGACCACGTTGGGCGGCCCGTCGTACACCCGGTTCCGCCCAACAGCCGGTCCTTTCACCGGTCCGCGGTGAGCGCCGCATCGAGCTGGTTGTTCCCGATCGGCCCGGCCCGGTTGTCGAGGAGCACCATGTGCTCGCCCTCGGCCGCGACGCTCGTGATGCGCTTGCGTAGTTCTTCCCGGTCCGGAGTGTACGTCATCGCCGAGAACCGGCGCCCCAGGACCGGGAGCGCGATCGCGTCCGCGAGAAGCCCCTTACCCACCCCGCGCACGTTTCCATCAATGAGGAAGAACGCGAACCACGCGAGCGGGGTGGGTAGGCCCGCGAGCCACGCCCCGCGGTGCTCGGGGCGCTCGAACGGGAAGTCGCACACCGCGTCGGCGAGTCGCGCGACCGCGGCCTCCGCGTCGGTGCGAGTCGGCACGTCGGGTACCGTCAACGTCACGCGGTCGGGTACCAGCACGCCGATCGAGCGGTGGTACCCGTTCGTGGCCAGGAGCGTTCCGTCGGGGAGCAGGACCGGGTGCGCGACCACCGCATCGAGGCGCGGCACCCCGGGCCACGACCCGCCGCGTGAACCGCCTGGACCGACCACGCGGGCGGGTGCGTCGGGGCGCATTCCGTGCCCCCTCTCCTTGTCCGGCACCACCCTGACCCCGTTCGCGACCCGGGTGAACTGCTCGCGCAGTAGGGCCGGTCCCAGTTCGCGGATCACGGTCGCGTCCGCCGGAACCCGGACCGCGGCCCCGGACGGGGCGGTTCGTCGAGGCGCACCACGCGCACCAACTGACCGCCGCGCTGGTAGATCCCGTCGGCACCCATCAGTGCGTCCGCGGCTGCGTCGTTGACCACGTGCTCTTCGGTCGTGACGACGATTTCCGGGCGCCCGCGCCGCGGGGCGTGCGTAAGATGTGGACGTCCTCCAAATACCCAGGAATCACCTCGGCGCCCTGTGGCACTTCATACGGCTGTACAACGAATCCCGATCGTAGGGCCTCTACCCAGATTCGGCCTCATCTTGTTTTCCCGTATCGGAGTCGGGCATCAGCCCACCCCGCAACGAGGTGCTGGATGAGGTTGACGGCGACCACCGGTAGCAGCGCCAACGGGCACCCCGCGAGCGCGCCCGCCGCCAGCCCCAAACCAGCCCCGTTGTTCGCCATGCCGACGCCGAACACGAGCGCGGCGCGCTGAGCGTGTTCGGCACGCACGGACCGTGCGGCCAAGAATCCGCTCGTGAACGCCGCCACACACATCGTTCCGGCCGCGGCCGTGATCAGCGCTAGGAAGTCCCAATCTGGATCGGCAACAACACCGGGCAGACACATTGAGGCATTCGCGTAGCACACCACCAACAGAATCACTGAGGTGGCCGGCTTCACCCACGGCCCGGTCGCGTCCGCCCGACCTCCACCGATCATCCAACGGCTGAGAAGGCCCAACCCGGTCGGGACGACCACCCACACAACGACGAACGGGCCCGCACCACCCGATCCGGCGAGGTGATTCAATACCTCGCTCGCACCGCTCGAGGCAAACGTACCCGCCGCACCGAGTGCGAGCGGGGTCGTGAAAGGGCTGAACACGGTCGAGAGCAGAACGAGGCCGAGGCTCAGCGCGCAATCGCCGTCGGCAGCGCGAGACCAGCCCGCCGACGAACCAGCCACCGGCATCGCAGCTACCACTGCGAGGCCCACGAGCAGGTCGCGGGCCTCGACGGGATCGTGCCAGAGCAACAGTACGGGGGCGGCCATCATCAACACGAGGACGGGTACGGCGGCACTCGCAACCAGCCCGATCACCAAAGAAAGTGGTCGCCGGAACATGCCCCACAGGTGTTCGCCCCGCACCGCGAACCCGGCGGCAAACAGGAGGCCGCCGAGCATCACTGCTGGCGCTGATACCCGAACCGGGTGACCCAACACGCAACCCGCCCCCGTCAGTCCCGAAATCCAACGGCCGGCCCCCGGCACCGCCCCGGCCGCAGCGTATGCCGCGATCAGGAGCCAGAGGAAATGTCGGTGCAGGAACCCCGAAACTGATCCGCGCTCGCGACGCATCTTGGTCAGTCCTTTTCAGTTGAACGGCTTTAAACTGGACTGCCGACACCGTACCCGGTGGACCTAAACGGGCCGTGACGCGGGGATAAACTATTTCTTATCTTCGCTTCATCCTTAGCTCACCGAGGTCGGGTAGAGTGCGGCCGTGACGGTTCGGGGCCGCCCGCGTCGGGAGCGGCCGACCGCGTATTGAGGAGCAAGCCATGCGTTACCTCACAGCAGCCACTGTCGTCGTGTTCGTGTTGGGTCCGGCGCCGGTTCGGGCGGACGAAGAAAAGGTTCCGTTGGAAAAGGTGCCGAAGGCCGTTCGGGAAGCCGCCAAGAAGCGGTTCCCGAAGGCCGAGGTGGTCGATGCGAGTAAGGAAATCGAGTAGGATAAGACGATGTACGAGGTCGAGTTGAAGGAAGCCGGCAAGACGATCGACGTGACCCTCACCCCGGAGGGCGTCATCACCACCATCGAAAAACAGATTGACGCCAAAGAACTCCCGAAGGCTGTGACCGACGCGCTCGAGAAGAAGTACGCGAAGGCCACCTTCAAGATCGTCGAGTCGGTTTACTCCGTGAAGGACGGGAAAGAGGCACTCGACTACTACGAGGTGCTCCTCATCACGGCCGCGAAAAAGGAGTACGTCGAGCCCCTTCGGGGACGAACTCCGGTGGAACGTCACCACCGACGACGGCACCGTCGTCGATCAATCCACCCAGGAAGGCGCGCGAGAACTGCTGACGGAAGCCGAAAAGGGGTTCCGCATCAGGCACTGGAACCCGCGCCGGGTGGACCGCGCGGGCCGCGCGTGGCAGGCGACTCGCGCCGGAGTCGGCCACACACCCGCTCCCACTCCGGCACGGAAAGTTCTCGGCGCCGGTTCCTGGCGCTCATGGCTGGCACGACCGTCGCCGGTGGGTCGCTCCGGGTGTGGGGCGTCGAGTACCACACCCGGAATTTTCACCCGGTCGAACCGGGCGTATTCTACCACAGCGGGCAAATGACCCGAACCGGTCTGAAACTGGTTTTGAGTGCGTGCCACATCAAAACGTTCGTGACGCTGCGCACCGTGCGTAACCCCGATCGCCCGTTCCCCGATGCGTGGGAAGCAGATGTGTGTGCGGCGCACGGTACGCGACACGTGCGGATCGTCCCGCGCTCGTGGCCCGTGGACAAGAAGGGCGAACTACCCGCCGAACAGGTCGTCAAATCGTTCCTGGATATCGTGAGCGATCCAGCCAGCCGGTACTCGTTCACTGTTTCGCGGGCATTCACCGGACCGGAACCACGTGCGCGCTCTTCCGCGTGGCGCGCCAGGGGTGGAGTGCGGACCAAGCCATCGTGGAGATGCAGAGCTACGGTTTTAAATCTGGGAAAGCCGCAGGGCCGGCGCACTTCATTTAGTCGTCAGAATCTTAAGCACTTTGAGCAGGTATTGATCGTCCCAGGCGGCCTTCATGCGTCGAGTACGAATGCTGCCCTTGGTGTCCGCCCGCTGGAGCAGGGACAGGGCAACCCGGCGAATCATGCCCAGGTTGGCCCCGGCGTGTCCGGCCCGAGCCCGGCTGTCGTCTTCCCGGAACGCGATGTCCAGACACCAATGGAGCCCGTTCTCAATGCCCCAATGGTTGCGGATGTACCCCGCCAGCTCGACCGCCCCGATCCGCAAGCTGGTGAGGTAGTAATGGGCGGTGCTCTCATTCGGCTTCCCGTTCACCACCCGCTCCCGGCACACCAGGGCCACGGCCCCAACATCGGCCCACCCGCTCGGTAGCCCTTCCGGATCTTCAACCACCGTCACGTACCGCTCTTCCTCGTGCCCGTCCTCGACCGCGGACCCCATGTCACACCCGGCGAACGCGTCCTCCCCGGCCCGCGCGAACACCTCCGCCACCGCGCCGCGCAACCCCTTCTGGTTCCCCTTCACGCACACCACGTAATGCCCGCCCTGGGTGCGGATCTGGGACACCAACTCCTTCTGGCAAAAGGCCGCGTCGACGGTCACCACCGCGCCCGTCAGATCCAGGGCGCCCAACAGATCTGGGGCCTTGGTGATCTCGTGTCCGCCCTCGGGCACGGACCGCTGGCCCAGGATCAACCGGTTCTCCACGGCCCACGCCTCGACCAGATGCAAGCACCCGGTGAACGTGTTCTTGGTGGACCGCCGGGCGCTCTTACCATCGATCGCCACGTGCACCAGGCCGGTACTCTCGCATGCGGCTGCCATCCAGCGCCCGAACCGGTCCGCGAACGCGTCCGGGTCCAGCTTGGCGAACACGCGCTCGAACGTGTCCGGGCTCGGAACCCCGTGGGGCAACCGCAGGTACGGGGCGAACAACGTTTGCTTGGCCCGACCGAACGCGGCCACCTGGTCCCACCCGTCGGCCCCGGCGATCACCGCACACGTGGCCAACGTGAGGATATCCACCAGCTCATGCAACTTGTTCTTCGTTTCGCGGCGCGGGTCTGGCACATCCGCAAACACCGCCAGCAGCGGAATACTCATCGGGGTTCCTCCATAACAACCCCGATATAGACGTAAATGCGGC
This region of Gemmata massiliana genomic DNA includes:
- a CDS encoding tyrosine-type recombinase/integrase, producing MVPLEEYLTAYTRSPIAAEVSDTYRANVLRAVRCVSKDCGFATPTDFDREAVENWMAARIEDGMSARSRNYYRESLVAFANWCVGTERLVGHDLNRVPKADQKSDPRRQRRSLTEDELKRLLAVATVCPLTDTQTIRRGNRKGQTAADLKPETVARLQALGRERALIYKALVLTGLRKNELATLTIGQLDFTAGSAFLQLDAADEKSREGNAIAIRDDLADDLRNWLADKLATVQAVAREVGEPTPTRLPGETLLFDVPPGLVRILDRDLVAAGIPKRDDRGRTVDVHAMRTTFGTVLSKTGTAPRTAQAAMRHSDIKLTMGVYTDTRLLDVRGAVEKLPTLPLTSGAITEPRTSDDSASAPNSAAPEVAPTPFRGRHSGATPGTEQPSSVTQNEVHGIDGSADAVNEKPSATPTVTEGHPVRLIGFEPSFAGIWAAFRSHRYRVGLASIAGFCIADRALVIMVARWARMAIPPTLCPPRNGEKPA
- a CDS encoding bile acid:sodium symporter family protein gives rise to the protein MRRERGSVSGFLHRHFLWLLIAAYAAAGAVPGAGRWISGLTGAGCVLGHPVRVSAPAVMLGGLLFAAGFAVRGEHLWGMFRRPLSLVIGLVASAAVPVLVLMMAAPVLLLWHDPVEARDLLVGLAVVAAMPVAGSSAGWSRAADGDCALSLGLVLLSTVFSPFTTPLALGAAGTFASSGASEVLNHLAGSGGAGPFVVVWVVVPTGLGLLSRWMIGGGRADATGPWVKPATSVILLVVCYANASMCLPGVVADPDWDFLALITAAAGTMCVAAFTSGFLAARSVRAEHAQRAALVFGVGMANNGAGLGLAAGALAGCPLALLPVVAVNLIQHLVAGWADARLRYGKTR
- a CDS encoding protein-tyrosine phosphatase family protein, translated to MARGQEGRTTRRTGRQIVPGYRERSSQPVLVHCFAGIHRTGTTCALFRVARQGWSADQAIVEMQSYGFKSGKAAGPAHFI
- a CDS encoding ISAs1 family transposase, encoding MSIPLLAVFADVPDPRRETKNKLHELVDILTLATCAVIAGADGWDQVAAFGRAKQTLFAPYLRLPHGVPSPDTFERVFAKLDPDAFADRFGRWMAAACESTGLVHVAIDGKSARRSTKNTFTGCLHLVEAWAVENRLILGQRSVPEGGHEITKAPDLLGALDLTGAVVTVDAAFCQKELVSQIRTQGGHYVVCVKGNQKGLRGAVAEVFARAGEDAFAGCDMGSAVEDGHEEERYVTVVEDPEGLPSGWADVGAVALVCRERVVNGKPNESTAHYYLTSLRIGAVELAGYIRNHWGIENGLHWCLDIAFREDDSRARAGHAGANLGMIRRVALSLLQRADTKGSIRTRRMKAAWDDQYLLKVLKILTTK